The following coding sequences lie in one Fusarium poae strain DAOMC 252244 chromosome 1, whole genome shotgun sequence genomic window:
- a CDS encoding hypothetical protein (BUSCO:11279at5125) gives MYYPQYPTQQYNPYPYPTNGAHTPAVSTPMPGPQNVLPVPSALSNQGAMPQAAYSNNAPAGNFDTTGQHNPPGMKPRVTATLWEDEGSLCFQVEARGICVARREDNHMINGTKLLNVAGMTRGRRDGILKSEKVRHVVKIGPMHLKGVWIPYDRALDFANKEKITELLYPLFVHNIGALLYHPSNSNRTSQVMAAAERKKNEAIVGNRSLPSLVQSHHQMMPAMPTGYTSQQPLTNGHQSMANTPQPLTNGSQPPMNGSQTPMNGSQPPMQNGGGMLKRVREDDDDLHRSGPNGHDPMNNMHGMPNGYPHQSPLGSVHQPPMQNGNDGGLKRGREEHDDIHRTGPNGHDPMNNMPGGMPSLPTYAPPPLQNLHQPLSNGDSGMLKRGRDDDDDVHRSSPNGHDANGNFELKRRKTETSTSNDMLPQSPYYTLSNGAYQGPMMNGMNPYKRRDDEAETPRPGPNMNDLNHFDLKQRHKTMESSVPAPQYDAMNRPHSSIGNSPAYASAPTGYDHLTRPASTVAVSPSYPAGPGYELARPPTNVPRRQQSFS, from the exons ATGTATTACCCTCAGTATCCGACGCAACAGTACAATCCGTATCCTTATCCTACGAATGGTGCCCATACTCCCGCTGTCTCCACTCCCATGCCTGGGCCTCAGAATGTACTGCCCGTACCTTCGGCTCTGAGCAATCAAGGAGCCATGCCCCAGGCAGCTTATAGCAACAATGCCCCCGCTGGCAACTTCGACACAACTGGACAGCACAACCCTCCAGGCATGAAGCCTAGAGTCACAGCAACCTTATGGGAGGACGAAGGCAGCCTGTGTTTTCAGGTTGAAGCCAGAGGTATCTGTGTCGCACGGAGAGAAG ACAACCATATGATCAATGGTACCAAGCTATTGAACGTCGCTGGTATGACCCGAGGCCGTCGGGATGGTATTCTGAAAAGTGAAAAGGTTCGACATGTTGTCAAGATTGGTCCTATGCATCTGAAGGGTGTTTG GATCCCTTACGACCGCGCCCTGGATTTCGCGAACAAGGAGAAGATCACCGAACTTCTTTACCCTTTGTTCGTTCACAACATTGGCGCTCTTCTATACCACCCTTCAAACTCAAACAGGACAAGCCAAGTGATGGCTGCCGCTGAACGAAAAAAGAATGAAGCAATCGTCGGTAACCGATCATTACCTTCGCTTGTTCAGTCGCATCACCAAATGATGCCTGCAATGCCTACTGGATACACTTCTCAGCAGCCCCTCACGAACGGACATCAATCTATGGCAAACACACCTCAGCCTCTCACGAATGGTTCCCAGCCTCCCATGAATGGTTCTCAGACTCCCATGAATGGCTCTCAGCCACCCATGCAAAACGGAGGTGGTATGCTCAAGCGAGTGCgcgaagacgatgatgacttgCATCGTTCTGGTCCTAATGGACATGATCCCATGAACAACATGCATGGAATGCCCAACGGATATCCCCACCAGTCGCCCCTCGGAAGCGTCCACCAACCCCCCATGCAGAATGGAAATGATGGTGGGCTCAAGCGAGGCCGAGAAGAGCACGACGACATCCACAGGACAGGCCCCAATGGCCATGATCCAATGAACAACATGCCGGGTGGCATGCCTAGCCTCCCAACTTATGCCCCACCACCTCTCCAGAATCTTCACCAGCCTCTTTCCAACGGTGATAGCGGCATGCTTAAGCGCGGccgagacgacgacgatgatgtcCACCGGTCAAGTCCCAACGGTCATGACGCCAACGGCAATTTCGAGCTCAAGAGACGCAAGACCGAGACCTCTACCTCGAATGATATGCTCCCTCAATCCCCATACTACACCCTGTCCAATGGAGCATACCAGGgtcctatgatgaacggcatGAACCCCTATAAGCGACGGGACGATGAAGCCGAGACACCTCGACCAGGCCCAAATATGAATGATCTAAACCACTTTGACCTGAAGCAGCGACACAAGACGATGGAGTCGAGCGTCCCTGCTCCTCAGTATGACGCGATGAACCGACCCCACTCCAGTATTGGAAATTCGCCTGCGTATGCTTCTGCCCCTACTGGCTACGATCATCTTACCCGACCTGCCTCCACCGTCGCGGTATCTCCCTCATATCCTGCTGGTCCTGGTTATGAACTGGCTCGACCTCCGACCAATGTCCCTAGAAGACAACAGTCCTTTAGCTAA